The sequence below is a genomic window from Terriglobia bacterium.
AGCGAATGCGCGCAAAAGAACGCGTGCGAGGGGCCGCTCGTTCGCCAGAACGAGCGCGTTCGGCAGTTCAAATCTGCCCGTCCCGACCATTCTTTTCTCCTGCACAAATCTCTGCGCCGCACGTCAGCTTGAGTGCCGACCGCGAGCACCCCAATGTGCAGCGCGGTCGCGCAGCGAACGCGCGCAAAAGAACGCGTGCGAGGGGTCGCTCGTTCGCCAGAACGAGCGCGTTCGGCAGTTCAAATCTGCCCGTCCCGACCAATTATTTAAACGAGGCTAGACCAAGAACTTACAACGGCGACCATTCCTTCGGTTTTGAACGTCACAACAAAATTCCGGGTCGTCTGTTCTGAATTCGTAACAACAAGTAGATATCCGAACCTTCGCCGGGAATGGATGCTAGCATCCGACTCTCCGGCCAAAGCACAATTCTTCCGAAAAGACGTGCAATTCTCGCACTCCGCAAAGCGAGCAATTTTGAAGGTTGAGGTAGTTCTAACAAAAGGAGCAATTATGAGAATCCGATTGTATTCTCTACCTACATTTGGGGGCGCTACAAATGTTGGAGTATCAATGTGGGTGACCTACGTATATGCGGTAAATGGTGGGGGCAGTGATGTCAACGCAAGAATGGCAGAATATGACACCGATGATCCGAATGGGTTCGTAAGTCCAGTAATGAGCCGGCCAAGCCCCGAAGAGATTTTTACCTTGCTCAGCCCTAATGGCAGCGTTCTTAACCCCCTCGTATCAGGCGAGCAAGTTTATCTGCGCACTGCGGATGGCCACTATGTAGGAATTGAGCATGATGAGGACGAGCATGCGGACTATGTCGTAGCCTCCGCACTTACGCCTGGGCTTAGCGAAACTTTTGTGGTTACCTGTATTGCAGACAGCTCACTGACGATAGCTAGTACTACCCTCGATCCTTGTGGCCCTTCGCATGCCATCGGTTTTAGGGGTCGCAATTGGAACTATCTTGCTTTTCCGAATACGGGCGATGGCCCACTTTCGATTGGCTCACCTGTACTTGGCTCCCCACAGACATTTGCGCTTGATTATCTCGATCCTGTACCTTTACGCCACAAAATCCCGCAACCCATTAAGCCTATCAGACACTACATTAAGCCTTGACACTAAAAGCTGACGGACCATCGCACCAAATTGGCGGGTGGCGCACCCTTCCTTAACTTTTGAACCGAACAAGTGAACTGGGGCCCCACCGTTCGCGGTTTTCGAACGGTGGGAATCCCAAATCTCAGAACGACAGCGGAGCGGAATCGGGCAGTCCGGCTATCGCCCAAGTTCGAAAATCGTCTGCTAGGGCCGACCATTCCATTCCTCGCGTTCAGAATTCACATTCCAGAAATGCGCTTGAGGGGCCGACCGCGAGCACCCCAATGTGCAGCGCGGTCGCGAAGCGAATGCGCGCAAAAGAACGCGTGCGAGGGGCCGCTCGTTCGCCAGAACGAGCGCGTTCGGCAGTTCAAATCTGCCCGTCCCGGCCATGCTTCCTTCGCGTCTAAAAAACCCATTTCAGAAATCCGCTTGCGGCGCCGGGAATGGTTAAGGGGGCCACCCGCCGCTCCATCCCCAGGTGGGCATGACCATCGCGCGCCAGCGCCAGCGCTTCTGGGAATCCTTCTGGAAAATGACCAGGCAGTAGGACACCCCCTCAAGCGGTGTGCACCGCAGCACGCGCGAATTCTTGTAGGGGCCGCTTCCGGCATAGGGCATGGGGGTGCCCTGCGCCGCCTGCTGCAGGTTCAGCCACTGCTGGCCATGATTTGAGTCCAGGCCGCTGAACACGGCGCCCGGCGGCACGTTGGTGGCACGGATGAAATCGAAGCTTGGCGACATCAACCTCGCGAGCGTCTCTGTGTCCTTCTGCTCGACGGCGCTTTTGAAGGTAGCAAGAAACGTATTGAAGTCTTGGGTGGCTTTCTGCTTCGTGCCGAGAAGCATGGGGTTCAGCAGCAGGATCGCGGACAGGAGGAATGCGCGTGATCGGGACATTAAGAGGACCTCATTCGCTGACCCGATAGTAGCAAGTCTCTCTCCGCACGACATGGATTATCGGATGCGCTCGGCTCAGGCTGCTGGCCGCGAGCACTCCAATGTGCAGTGCGGCCGCGAAGCGAACGCGCGTTGGGCGGCCGCGGGAGCCGCTTGTCCCGCCAACTGAAGCGCGCCTAGCCTTCCGCCTCCCAGCGGAAGCGCGTCACGGCGACCGTCCCGAATAACGCCGTAAACAAAAGCAGCACGGCGATGGGCGGCAGGGCGGCGGAAAGATCCAGGCCACGCCAGGTCATGGCGTCGAGGCCGTCCATCGCCCAGCGCGTCGGCACAACCAGGGTGGCCTGCTGCAACCAGCGCGGAAAGATGAACGCCGGCACCCACGCGCCACCCAGCATGACCATGATCAGTGTCGCCATGATGGAGATTCCACGAGTGGCTTCGAGCGTTTTGCCGAGCGCCGCCACCATCAGCCCGAAGGCGGCAGTCATCAGCGAGAAGGCTGCGCAGATTCCGAAGAATCCAAGCAGACTGCCTTGAATGCGAACTCCAAACACCAGGCGCGCGAAGGCGAAGAGGAAGAGCATGATAAATGCCGCAATGATGGCCGCGCTGATCGCCCGGCTGCCCAGCAGGACGCTGCGCGACAGTGGCGCCGCTCGCAGCCGTTGCCACAGTCCGCTCTTGCGCAGCAGCAGAAGGCGGAGGCCGACGTCGAGTCCCATGAAGAGGATGAACTGAATTCCCATTCCACCGAACGAATGTGCGTACCCGTTGTACTGAATGCCGGAGCCGGAGGTGATGGCTTCGGCGCGCGTTTCGTAGGGCATGCTCATGCCCGTCGTGGCCTGAGGTTGTCCGGCCGTTTGCGCGCGGTCCTGCTGCTGGTTCAAAGCTTGGACGCTGCCCAACAGGTCGCGCATGACCTTCTTGTCCGCGCCGGGCATGTCTTTGGCGGAGTCGATTTCCGCCAGCGACTGCTTCACCATCTCGCGCCCACCCTTGCCGGAAAACATCTCTTTGCTTACCGACTGCATGACGGCGCCGCTCAGAATTCCCTGGACCATTCCAGATTCCATGGTATGCGACGGATCGTAGAGCACGCGCAGCTCCGGCTTTTTCGCGCCGCTGTAGAAGAGGGCGCGTCCTGCCTCGCTGCCGAAGCCCTTGGGAATCACAATCGCCACCATGGCCTTGCCTTTGCGCACCGCCACCTGCGCGGCTTCCAGGGTGGATGGCTTCACTTCGAGGTTCTTGTCGGCGCTCAGGCGGGCGACGATGGCGGCGGAAACCTCGCTCTGGTCCTGGTCGATCACCAGCACCGGCATGCGGCTGACTTCCGTCTCGCCCTTTCGTCCGCCGAACAGGTAGCCGAAGAACGAGCCGCAGATGATCGGCACCAGCAGGCCCACGATCACGGCGCGGCGGTCGGAGAAAAACATCCGAAGATCCTTTCGCACCAAGGCCCAGAAAGCAGTGCTCATGAGTCGCGCAGGCTCCTTCCAGTAAGAGTCAGAAAGACCGTCTCCAGATTGGGCCGCTCGCTGCCCAGGTGCTGATAGGGATGACCGTGCTCGGCCAGCCACTTCAGGATTCCGGGAGTGTCGGTCGCCAGGTTGTGTACGCCGATCCGCAAGACACCCTCGCGAATCTCCGCCGACTGGACCTCCGGCAGGGTCCGCAGTTGTTCCGAACGCAATCCATCGGGCGTTTCAAGTTCGATGGCGAGGACGTTCGTGACCGGCAGCATGCGGTGCAGCCCGGCGAGGGTGTCGTCGGCGATTACCTTGCCGTGGTCGATGATGACGATGCGGTCGCAGAGTCGCTCGGCTTCCTCCATGTAATGGGTGGTGTAGATGAGCGTTTTGCCGCGCCGCTTCAGGGTCTCGAGGTTTTCGAAGATGGCGTTGCGGCTCTGCGGGTCCACCCCGACGGTGGGCTCGTCGAGGAGCAGGATTTGCGGGTCGTGGAGAAGCGCTCCCGCTAGATTCAGGCGCCGCTTCATGCCGCCGCTGAACGTTCCGACTTTGTCCCGGCCGCGATTGGCGAGCTCGACCAGATCGAGTGCTTCGGCGATTGCGCGTTTCGCGGTGGCACGGTCAAGTTGGTAGAGCGCGGCAAACAAAGAGAGGTTGTCGAGAGCGGAGAGCTCGTCGTAGAGGGCCATGTCCTGGGGAACCAGGCCGATCTTGCGCTTGATGGGATCGGTGTCGCCGCGCAACGGATTGCCCGCGATCAGCACCTCGCCGGAGTCAGGGCGCAGCAGGCCGGCGATGATCGAGACGGTGGTGGTTTTTCCCGCGCCGTTGGGCCCAAGCAGGCCGACCGTCTCCGCCTCACCCGCACGCAGGCTGACGCCGTCCAGTGCGACAACCTTGCCGTAGCTCTTGCGCAGAGCTTTTGCTTCGAGCATATGCCGTGGAGTGTACCACCGCGCTGCTGATCTCGAATCGACGCGCCGCGAGTGGGATAGAGCCGCCTCGCTGGATTCTCTAGGCAGAGACGCCCTTGCAGCGTATAGTGCCTCTCCCAGATACCCAGCCAGTACGTTCGCAGTGGGGTTTCAGCGATTTGACGGACGCGTCACTCCGGCCACATCACTTTCGCAACTCAACAAGGAGGCAGGAATGAGGAAGCTTTGGCTAATTCTGTGTTCAGTGTGTCTGCTGTCGTGCGGCGCTCTGGCACAAGTCAAGATGGACAACCAGTGGAAGTGCGGGAAAGCTACGATTCAGCACAGTATTGACGTCGGCGACAAGCCCGGCCACGCCTACGCCGTAGACCAGATCAACTGCACCGCCCCCAAAGGCGAGATCGACGGCGTGAAGAGAAAGTCCGGTATGGGCACCGAGTTTATTGAAGTCACCGGCGACAAATTCACCGGCCACGGCGAGTTTGTCGAAACCATGGCCAACGGGGACAAGAATTTCTACACGTACCAGATGATGGGCACGATGAAAAACGGCGTGCTGCAGGCGGGTTCCGACAAGTGGACTTTGCGTGAAGGCGGAGGAAAACTGAAGGGCGCAAAGGCCAGCGGCACTTGCAAGGGAGCGGGCAACGCAGATCAATCCGCCACTTGGGACTGCACCGGCGAATACACCATGGCCAAGAAATAGAGCGACCGCACCCCTGCGCTCCGCCAGGGTGGGGGTGCGATTCGCCTACCCATCAGGGCCTCGTATGCCCATCTCAGCTCAGTTGCACAATCTCGCGGAGTGCTACACCGCAGCGTGGGGTAGCCAGGATGCCGCGAGTGTGGCTTCCTGCTACTCGCCCGCCGGATCGCTCAGCGTCAACGGTGGTCCGCCGGCCGTGGGTCGTGGCGCCATCGCCGCAGTGGCCCAGGGATTCATGACCGACTTCCCCGACATGACGTTGCTCATGGACGGACTGTCCATACAGGGGAACCGGGTTGTTTATCGCTGGACTCTCGCCGGCGCTAACACGGGTCCGGGCGGGACAGGGAAGCGGGTTCGCATCAGCGGCTTCGAGGAGTGGCGGATCGGGGCAGACGGGCTCATCGCCGAGTCGCGCGGCCACTTCGACAGCGCCGAGTACCTACGCCAACTCGAACGGGGCGTCGACGAGTCCCGGTAGACCTTACTCCTCGCTTATACTCGGGGAGACCGCAGGCTGCATGGCGGTCCAGAAAACATGCCGCAATTCCTGGCCACCCTCTTGCGCAACCTGCGCGGCGCGCGCGGCACCGACATGCGGGTGCTGTGCACGCAATTGCTGTCGCAGCGCGGCGAGGCGTCACAAACCGTGCTGGCGCAGCGCATCCTCGAACAGTACCGGGCGATGGACAGCGCCCAGCAGCTCGCTTTTTTCCAAATGCTGGCGCTGGATTTCAGCCCCGACCGCGACGCCATCCAGCGCGCCATCGAGGCCTACCGGCACAATCCAGGTTCGGCCACGGCGGCGGCGCTGGAGTCGGCCGCCGAACCCCCGCGGCAGGAATTGTTCCGGCGCATCAACACCGCGCCCGCCGGCACCGATTCCCTGGTGACCCTGCGCCGCGACCTGCTGCGCATCCTCCCCTCTCATCCCCAACTCAGCGTGGTGGACGCGGACCTGAAACACCTGTTCCGCTCCTGGTTCAACCGGGGATTCTTGCGCCTGGAGCGGATTGGCTGGCACACCTCGGCGCTGACGCTGGAAAAGCTCATCGAGTACGAATCGGTCCACGAAATCAACGGCTGGCCGGACCTGCGCCGCCGTCTGGAAGCCGACCGGCGTTGCTTTGCCTTCTTTCAACCAGCGCTCGCGGGCGAACCGGTCATCTTCGTCGAAGTGGCGCTCACCAAGGGATTGGCCCGCCATCTCGAGCCGCTGCTCGATATTACCGCTCCGGTGCTTCCTCCCGAGCAGGCCGACACCGCAATCTTCTACTCGATCAACAACTGTCTCGACGGCCTGCGCGGAATTCCGTTTGGTAATTTCCTGATCAAGCACGTGGTGGACGAGCTTGGAGCGGAGCTGCCGAAAATTGACAACTTCAGTACGCTCTCACCCGTCCCGCACCTGGCGCGCGCGCTGCACGCGCGCCAGGACAACCACGGATTCACCCACGAGCGGCTGTCGCGTCTGTTGCGCGACTTTGCCGGCGACTTGACTCGCGAATCCGGCCTCGACGATCCAGTGGACGCATTGTTCCACCTGTTGCGGAACCCGGCGGAGCACCAGAAGGCGCTGTCCCCACCTCTCAAGCGGCTCACGCTTGCTTACCTGACACAATTACGGGCCGGCGAAAAGCCCTACGATGCGGTGGCGCAGTTCCATTTTTCCAACGGTGCCCGGCTGGAATCCATCAATCCCTTCGCCAACATGCGTCCCTACGGCCTGCACGACTCTTTTGGCGTGATGGTCAACTATCGTTATATCCCCGATGAGCTGGAAGAGAACCATGAGCGCTTTGTGGTCAGCGGAGAGATGCGGGTTTCGTCATCGTTGGCGCACGAACAGCGCCTCGTGGCGGAATCGTGGCGCCGCGAGGCCGCAAAACTAGGCAAGCGCAGCCATTCCGCCGGCGAGAAGTAACCGCAGGGTAAGGGTCACACGGTGAGAACGACGCACTTGAGGTAGGCCGTTTCAGGGACAGCCAGCAGTACGGGATGGTCCTTGGCCTGGCCGCGCTTCTCGATCACCTTCGGCGACTTGCGCGCGTCGCAGGCCGCCGCTTGCAGCATCTCCAGAAAATCTGCTTCTCTCACGTGGAACGAGCACGAGCAGGTGACCAGGACGCCGCCCGGCCGCAGCATCTTCAGCGCCCTCAGGTTCAGCTCCTTGTAGCCGCGCATCGCGGTCGCCAGTGCCTTGCGCGATTTCGCAAAGGCGGGTGGATCCAGCACGATGGTGTCGTAGTGCCGGCCGGCCGTCGCGTAGTCCTTGAGCAGGTCGAAGGCGCTGGCTTCCATCCATTCGATCTCGCGCCCGCCGTGCGCCTCGGAATTCAGTTTTTCGTTCTCTTCCGCGATTTCCAATGCCGGACGCGAACTGTCCACGGCGGTTACCTGCGAGCAGACTCTCGCCAGGTGCAACGCGAAACCGCCCTGGTAACAGAAGACGTCGAGTGCCTCGCCGTGGGCATACGTTGCGGCCGCCGCGTAGTTCTCCCGCTGATCGAGAAATGCCCCGGTTTTCTGTCCCGCGAGCGCGTGGAAATGAAAACGCACGCCATTCATGGTGAACTGCGTGTCGGTTTTCTCGCCGTAACGCAGGCCTTCCTCGCGCGCCGGCAACTGCTCCAATTCGCGGATGCGCGGTTCAACCCGCTCCACCACGGCGGCGGGGTGGAACTGGTCGACCAGCGTCTCGAGGAGCGCTTCCCGGATTTCGTCGCGGTCCATCGCTTGGGTGAGCACCTGCAACGAAACAATATCGTTGTAGCGGTCCACGATCAGGCCGGGCAGGCCGTCGCCCTCGCTGAAGACAACCCGGTAAGCGTCGGTGTCGCGCACGATTCGCCGGCGATAGGCGATGGCGCCCAGCAGGCGTTCGCGGAGAAATTCCACCAGCCCGGCGGGCTCCAGGCGCTCACCGCCGAGCATGCGGAGGGCGATTTGCGAGCTGTTGCTGTAGAGCGCGGCGCCGAGAAATTTTCCCGCTTCATCCTGCACCCGGACCAGCGACCCGGGCGGCGCCTGGTCGCTCCCGACCAAGTCGGAGCGGTACACCCAGACATGACCGCGGCGGATGCGTGCCGCGGCTCGCCAATTTACGTGCAGGACAGGTGCCACTTTCAGGGCTTCGGAGTCTGTGTGAGAACTCACTTTCGGGAAGCGCGGTGGTCTACACGCACCCATAATCTAGCCGCGGAGCGGCGGAATTCGTTAGCCCAGCGCGGCAGCGCTGGGGAAGTGGCACAGAATTATCGAGCGCCAGCGGCGCGGCACAGTTCTCACACAGACTCTTCGGCGCCGCGCCTCCGGGCTTGAACGTCTTACTCGCCCGACGGGGTTGCTTCCGCCGGGACAGCCGTTTCCTGCCCGGCCGCCGGTACATCGCGCGCCGGGTCGTACCAGAGGATGCGGTGGCAGGAGTCACAGATGATGAACTGCTCGTTGGTGCGGACCTCGTTGTACAGCTGCGGCCGCAACATCACCTGGCAGACCGAACAATGGTGGTCCACCGCCTCGGCCATGGCGCTGCCGCGCAGCTTGAGCACACGGTCGTAGTGCCGCAGCACGTCCGGTGTGATCGCCGCGCGCAACGTGCTGCGCTTGCTGTTCCACGTCGCCAGCTCTTTTTCGTCCACTTCCGTCCGCGAGCGGGCCTCCGCCTTTTCCTTTTCGATTTCCGCGGCCTCCGCCTTCAACTCCGCCTCCGCGGTCTTCAGGTCCTTTTCCAGCGACTCGGTCGCGAGCATGCCTTCCAGGATCTTGTCCTCCGCTTCGCGGATGTGCTGCTGCGCGAATTCCACTTCCGTGGTCAGCGCTTTGTACTCCTGGTTGGTCTTGACGCCCAGCATCTGGTCGCGGTACTTGGAAACTTTTTGCTGCAGGTCCTGGATTTGCGATTCGAACTTGCGCCTGGAGGCCTCGCCCGCCTTAATGGCCGCTGCTGCCTTTTCCTTGCGCGCCTTGGAGTCGGCGAGCTTGGCCTCGATCACCGCCACCCGGCGCGGCAGGGCGGCAATCTCTTGCGAGAGCCGCGCAATCTCGCGGTCGGCCTCCTGCAACTCCTTCAGGTTCTGTAGGTCTGGGTTCATCCCCACACGTTCCGATCGGTTGAAAATTGTAGCACGCCAAGCTTGTGCCCCGTCGCGATCCGGTGAGCGAAGAAACCCACCGGGTTAAGAAGGCCGGAGGAGCAGCGGCGCGGCCAAGTCCGGTTGGGCGCTGCTGCATCCGGCGAGCGCTATTTCAATGTTGCTCCTGCGATCAGCAACGAACCAGTCGGTCAGTCCACCTTGAGAGGGGCGGTGAGGCTGCCTATGCTTCCCGTAAGATTGTCGCGGACGACGAACTTTGCCGTGTACTCGCCAGGAAGTAAGCGAATGTAATTGAGGTAAGTTACGCCTCCCGAGTCGATCCTGGTCACCGCCTCCTGATCGACGCCCTGGTTGACGCCCTGGCCGATGCTCGCCACCTCCTTTCCTTCCCTGGTGCGTACGACGGTTAGGAAATCCATGCTGATGTGGTCGCCCTTGCTGGATTCGACCTGAGTCTTGCCGGGTGGCACGAAGAGGGAGAAATACACCTTTCTCGTGCCCTTCTCGAGCTCAATTTTCCCCCAAGTCCCGGAAAGGGGCAGGCCGGTGAAAGGAAGAGAGGAATCCAGTGCCATGCGCTCGTCGAGGAGTTGGGCTTCTTCGGGGTCACGCAGCGTCAGATCGAAGTAGTACCCGGAACGGTGCCGGACCTGGACGCCTTTGCGGCGGACCTTGACCGCGATCTTGCGCCATCCCACGGTGCTGGAGTCGCTGCTGTAATAGCTGACGAGGTAAAACTGTGTCTCGTCCTGGTCAGCACGGGCGAACAGACCACTCACATCATTGCGGTTGTAATAAGCTTCGCCCCCGGTCATTTCCGCGATCCTCAGCATGGCGGCGTGCTTGGCCACCACTGGATCGCTGTAAACTCCGGCCGCAACCGCCTCCAGGGCCCGGCTCTTCTCCGGCACCGTGCCGCTGGTCTGCGGCCCCGGCGCGATCGGCGGCACATAGTCCTTGTAATTTGCGGCAACGTTGGTCACCAGTCCGGTCACGTCAAGCGGGTAGATGGTAATGTTCGCGTCCTGCAACAGCCGCATCGTGCGCTGCCAATCGTCCGGCGTGGGCCCACGGCTGGCGGCCCCAGTGACGTTGGCGAAGCTGGCGGGAAACCCGGCCGAGGCCCAGATCAGCGCCTTACGTCCCTGCACCGCGGAAAAGTAGTGTGCCACTTCCTGGAAGTTCAGCAACGTCGCCAGCGCGGCATCGTTCTGCCTGCCGATATCAACCTTGGCCTCTGCTGCTTGCGCAACCGCCGCGTAGGCGGTCACGATGTCGTCGTCCGCCAAGGTCGCATGGGAAGAATCGGTGGACTGGCTGCTGCGCGAGAAATCCCTCTCGAACAGCTTGGCCAGCAACACACCTTCTTCGTCCACGCGCGAAGTCCGCGTGTCCGCGACCGACAGTTCCCCCTGCAGCTTGCCGATCGCCGCCGTCAGGATGGCAGTGTCGCTGGTGAAATCGTGGATAATCCGGGGGCCTCCGCGACCTATGGTGAGCACCGCGATCAGGGCGTTCTTCTCCACCGTCTTGGAAAGAAAATCGAGGATGCCGCGGCGCGCCTGAACCCGGTCGTCGAATGGCGTGTTCAGCAGGTCCAAGACGATGATCTCCATCTTGCGCGGCGTGTGCTCCATCACCTGATTGCTGAAGGTGTTCGTTGGAGGCGTTACACGCTGCACCGGCGCTGCTTGCGCGACTACTTCTTCAAAGGCGGCGACCTTCTGCCCTCTTCCGTTCTCTTGGACTTGGAAGTCGTCGCGTGTGAGATGGGAAACGGGATGGCCGTGGTCGAGCACGACCACCGGCACGAGCACGAGGTTGGTTTCCGAGGAAAACGCGGCACGCTGGCCTCTTCCGCTGTCGGCCTGCGGCAACGCGAGTGTGGCAACAAGGACTACAAGGATGGAGAAGTGGGACGCTCGCATGATTCGCTCCTGGCAAGGGCCCGTTCCTTGTCCGCGGCGGAGACGAGCACCGTGCAAGTTTATACGCTTCCGGCGCAGCGCACACTTGCACCCCCCGCCGTCAGACTGCGTCCAGCACTCCCGTTTCCCGAAATGGTCGGCATCAAGCCAGGTGTTGTAAACTTCTTCGCCCTGCTGTCAGCCAAGTCTTAGGAGCCTTGATGCGCCGTTTGCTCGTCCTTTTTGTGCTGTGTCTGCCGCTGGCTGCGCAACAGCCGGCCCCCGCGCCCGCCACGCCGCCGAAGCTGACCATCGAATCCATCTTCGCCGAGGGCGGCCTCACCGGCCGCGGGCCGGACGTCTTCAAGTGGAGCCCGGACAGTACCAGGCTCTCCTTCATCCAGCGCGATGATTCCGGCGAACACGGCCAGCTCTGGTCGATTGACGTCGCCACCGGCGCCAAGGCAGTGCTGGTTACGGAAAGCAAGCTGCAGTCGCTGTTTCCGCCCGACAGCCGCATGACCGCCGAACAGCGCGAGCGCGCCCAGCGCTATGCCGTCGCCGCCTACCAGTGGGCTCCCGACTCCAAGCACCTGCTGTTCGACAGCCGCGGCCAGCTCTGGTACTACTCCCTCGACAGCGGCACCGCGGTGCAGCTCACCACCGCGGCGGAACCCACGAGCGATCCCAAGTTCTCTCCCGACGGCAAGCATCTGGCCTATGTCCGCAAGCACGACCTCTGGTCACGCCCGGTCGGCGAAGGTGGCGAGCACCAGGTCACCCGGGATGGCGATGAGAACCTCCTCAACGGCGAGGTCGACTGGGTGTACCAGGAGGAACTCGGTGTCCGCAGCAACTACTTCTGGTCGCCGGACAGCAAGCGGATCGCGTTTCTGCAGATGAACGAGAAAACGGTTCCCACCTATCCCTTGGTTGACTGGATGCCGACGCACCCCAAGGTCACCGACCTGAAGTATCCGAAAGCGGGGGATCCCAATCCCGAAGTGCGCCTCGGCGTCACCTCCGCTGATGGCGGCAAAGTGAAATGGATCAGTCTCGGGGACAGCGACGGCAGCGAAACCTACATCCCGCGCTTCGGGTGGGTGGGCAGCGGCACGCTCTACGCGGTGGTGGTGAACCGCTTGCACACGCGCATGGACCTCTACTTGGCCGATGCCGCCAGCGGACGCTCCCGCCGGGTGCTCACCGAATCCGAGCCCAACGGCTACCTGGACGACGAGCGCTTCCACATTACGTGGCTGAAGTCAGGCGACCGCTTCCTGTGGCCGAGTTGGCGCGACGGGCACATGCACCTGTACCTCTACAGCTTCGATAAGAACAATCCGCTGGCCGCCGACGCCAAGCTCGAGCGGCAGCTCACCAAGGGAGAGTTCGAGGTCAGCAGCGTGGCCGCGGTGAACGAATCCAGCGGCACGGTTTATTTCGAGGCCAATGCGGGCGACACACGCCAGGAACAGGTCTTCGCCGTGCAGCTCGATGGCGGCACGATGCAGCCGATTACGACCGAACCCGGCGTGCACGGCGCCGACTTTGCCTCCGGCGGACAGTATTTTGTTGACCGGCATTCCGCGCTGCTCATCCCGCCGCACGTTTCGTTCTGCAAAGTGGGCGGCGCCTGCAGCACCATTTGGGAATCGCGCGCCGTTTCCGCCTACAACCTGCTTGCCCCGCGCGAACTCACACTCAAGGCTGCCGACGGGCAGACCACCTTGTACGGATACCTGCTTCTGCCTCCCGGCGCCGAAACCATGGGCGCCGCCAGCGTCCCGGTGATCCTGAATCCCTACGGCGGCCCGGGAGGCCAGGTGGTGCGGAACTCATGGGGCGGCGCGAATTTTCTCTTTCACAACATCATGGCGCGCCGCGGATTTGCCATTCTCCAGGTGGACAATCGCGGCATGGGCGGGCGCGGACGCGCCTTCGCCACGGCGATCCTCCATCACTTCGGCAAGGTCGAGTTAGAGGACCAACTGGCAGCTCTGGACCAGGTACTGAAGCAGTTCCCCGCGCTCGATCCCAACCGCGTCGGCTGGTGGGGCTGGAGCTACGGCGGGTACATGACGCTCTACGCCATGACCCACACCGACCGCATCAAGGCCGGCGTTGCAGTGGCGCCGGTGAGCGATTGGCGCGATTACGAT
It includes:
- a CDS encoding alpha/beta fold hydrolase encodes the protein MRRLLVLFVLCLPLAAQQPAPAPATPPKLTIESIFAEGGLTGRGPDVFKWSPDSTRLSFIQRDDSGEHGQLWSIDVATGAKAVLVTESKLQSLFPPDSRMTAEQRERAQRYAVAAYQWAPDSKHLLFDSRGQLWYYSLDSGTAVQLTTAAEPTSDPKFSPDGKHLAYVRKHDLWSRPVGEGGEHQVTRDGDENLLNGEVDWVYQEELGVRSNYFWSPDSKRIAFLQMNEKTVPTYPLVDWMPTHPKVTDLKYPKAGDPNPEVRLGVTSADGGKVKWISLGDSDGSETYIPRFGWVGSGTLYAVVVNRLHTRMDLYLADAASGRSRRVLTESEPNGYLDDERFHITWLKSGDRFLWPSWRDGHMHLYLYSFDKNNPLAADAKLERQLTKGEFEVSSVAAVNESSGTVYFEANAGDTRQEQVFAVQLDGGTMQPITTEPGVHGADFASGGQYFVDRHSALLIPPHVSFCKVGGACSTIWESRAVSAYNLLAPRELTLKAADGQTTLYGYLLLPPGAETMGAASVPVILNPYGGPGGQVVRNSWGGANFLFHNIMARRGFAILQVDNRGMGGRGRAFATAILHHFGKVELEDQLAALDQVLKQFPALDPNRVGWWGWSYGGYMTLYAMTHTDRIKAGVAVAPVSDWRDYDSTYTERYMGLPKDNASGYADSSPVNAAKTLRGRLLEVHGTSDDNVHVQNTMQMVRALINAGKQFDLQLYPGKTHGISGAADRTQLYHRIQHQFEQYLLATQPAPVQPQ